The following proteins come from a genomic window of Frankiales bacterium:
- a CDS encoding multicopper oxidase domain-containing protein, producing the protein MSLSRRQFLVGTFGVGAVAGLAACGRATGGIPSTNPSAVASAEATRTANGRTRALSLTARQVQWDLGGRVVSTWAYGDTVPGAGLHATAGDRVRIAFRNDLPSATSVHWHGLAIRNDMDGVPGVTTPEIAAGGSFDYDFTIPDPGTHWFHPHTGLQLDRGLYAPFIVDDPHENGAYDAEWIIVLDDWTDGVGPSPEDIYAALTKDNGSGGGMMGMGSGSGMGSGMMGMDGGDVNYPLYLVNGKAASDPDVLTAKPGQRVRIRIINASADTIYSVALAGHRLSVTHTDGYPVQPVTTAAIRIGMGERYDAITTLHDGIFPLVAEPVGKIGLAHALIRTGKGAAPPSGYRPAELDSFPVTADVLAVAPGHALPQADPDTTQDIVLSGSMSPYVWTINGNTYDNTEPLTITHGQTGRFRIRNMSMMPHPLHVHGHTFQVGAAGGTGARKDTILVPAMGGVSVDLLGDNPGSWMVHCHNAYHAEAGMMTRLDYTT; encoded by the coding sequence ATGTCGCTGTCCCGCCGCCAGTTCCTCGTGGGGACGTTCGGCGTCGGCGCTGTCGCCGGCCTTGCTGCCTGCGGCCGCGCAACGGGGGGCATCCCGTCCACAAACCCTTCGGCCGTGGCGTCGGCGGAAGCCACTCGCACGGCGAACGGTCGGACACGAGCGCTGTCGTTGACCGCCCGGCAGGTGCAGTGGGATCTGGGCGGGCGGGTCGTGTCCACGTGGGCCTACGGCGACACGGTGCCGGGGGCCGGGCTGCACGCCACCGCGGGAGACCGGGTGCGGATCGCGTTCCGCAATGATTTGCCATCGGCGACGAGCGTGCACTGGCATGGGCTGGCGATCCGCAACGACATGGACGGGGTTCCCGGGGTCACCACCCCGGAGATCGCGGCCGGCGGGTCATTTGACTACGACTTCACCATCCCCGACCCGGGCACGCACTGGTTCCACCCGCACACCGGGCTGCAGCTCGACCGGGGCTTGTACGCGCCGTTCATCGTCGACGACCCGCACGAGAACGGCGCTTACGACGCCGAGTGGATCATCGTGCTCGATGACTGGACCGACGGCGTCGGCCCGTCACCCGAGGACATCTACGCCGCGTTGACCAAGGACAACGGGTCCGGCGGCGGCATGATGGGGATGGGCTCCGGGTCCGGGATGGGGTCGGGGATGATGGGGATGGACGGCGGCGACGTCAACTACCCCCTCTACCTCGTCAACGGGAAGGCCGCGAGCGACCCGGACGTGCTCACCGCCAAGCCCGGCCAGCGGGTCCGCATTCGCATCATCAATGCCTCCGCAGACACCATCTACTCGGTAGCGCTCGCCGGACACCGGCTGTCGGTCACCCACACCGACGGCTACCCCGTCCAGCCGGTCACCACCGCAGCGATCCGCATCGGCATGGGCGAGCGGTACGACGCCATCACAACCCTCCACGACGGGATATTCCCGCTGGTCGCCGAGCCGGTCGGCAAGATAGGTCTCGCGCACGCCCTGATTCGCACGGGGAAGGGCGCCGCACCCCCTAGCGGGTACCGGCCGGCAGAGCTCGACAGCTTCCCGGTGACCGCCGACGTGCTCGCCGTCGCCCCCGGCCACGCACTGCCCCAGGCCGATCCGGACACCACGCAAGACATCGTCCTGTCGGGGTCGATGAGCCCCTACGTGTGGACCATCAACGGGAACACCTACGACAACACCGAACCTCTGACCATCACTCACGGACAGACCGGACGGTTCCGGATCCGGAACATGTCGATGATGCCCCACCCGCTCCACGTTCACGGCCATACGTTCCAGGTCGGCGCCGCGGGAGGGACCGGCGCGCGCAAGGACACCATCCTCGTTCCCGCGATGGGCGGGGTGTCGGTCGATCTGCTGGGGGACAACCCCGGCTCGTGGATGGTCCACTGCCACAACGCCTATCACGCCGAGGCAGGGATGATGACCCGCCTCGACTACACCACCTGA
- a CDS encoding DUF305 domain-containing protein: MRTRPLVVTGFAVAPVMAFSACGTSSGSAAPSTSSTSMMPGAASDIAFAQAMIAHQQQCVVTADVALAQASSPNMKDLATRIKTAHAPEIATVIAWLRGWDQPTTMASSSDGSMGGMDTCSATQSGMMSDQDRMALKAATGSRFDQTWLHMMITHHEGAIAMAQQVHDSINPAVKALADGSALTHPSEADATRTMLAGQ; this comes from the coding sequence ATGCGAACCCGTCCCCTCGTCGTCACCGGCTTCGCGGTTGCGCCGGTCATGGCCTTCTCCGCCTGCGGTACCAGCAGCGGCAGCGCAGCGCCCTCGACCTCGTCGACCTCGATGATGCCCGGAGCCGCCAGCGATATCGCTTTCGCCCAAGCGATGATCGCTCACCAGCAGCAGTGCGTGGTGACTGCCGACGTCGCGCTCGCGCAGGCATCCAGCCCCAACATGAAGGACCTCGCCACTCGCATCAAGACCGCGCACGCACCGGAGATCGCGACCGTGATCGCCTGGCTGAGGGGGTGGGACCAGCCCACGACGATGGCGTCCAGCAGCGACGGCAGCATGGGCGGCATGGACACATGCTCGGCCACCCAGAGCGGGATGATGAGCGACCAGGACAGGATGGCCTTGAAGGCGGCCACAGGCTCCCGGTTCGATCAGACGTGGCTACACATGATGATCACGCATCATGAGGGCGCGATCGCGATGGCCCAGCAAGTCCACGACAGCATCAACCCCGCCGTCAAGGCGCTTGCCGACGGAAGCGCCTTGACGCACCCCAGCGAGGCCGATGCCACGCGAACCATGCTGGCGGGCCAGTGA